The region AAAGAAGAAGCCATTGAAGTTGAAGGTGTAGTGCAGGAAGCTCTGCCAAATGCTATGTTTCGTGTTGAACTTGAGAATGGACATGTCATTCTTGGGCATATTTCCGGTAAATTGCGTAAGTTTTATATTCGTATTTTACCAGGCGATAGGGTTAAAGTTGAACTTTCCCCTT is a window of Desulfovibrio sp. UCD-KL4C DNA encoding:
- the infA gene encoding translation initiation factor IF-1, whose translation is MAKEEAIEVEGVVQEALPNAMFRVELENGHVILGHISGKLRKFYIRILPGDRVKVELSPYDLTRGRITFRMR